The sequence below is a genomic window from Phoenix dactylifera cultivar Barhee BC4 chromosome 8, palm_55x_up_171113_PBpolish2nd_filt_p, whole genome shotgun sequence.
AAACTACTCAAACTATTACAACATTCGCAAAGATCACGCCAAAGCAACAAGGCACCCATGACAGTTACAGCAAATCAGATAGTAGACAAATGCCAAAACATTCCCAGAAATACTAGCTATTGCACTGATaactttaaaataataataatacacaGGACATATAACAATCAGGCTTTAAATACACGACACATTCACTAGTTCCTTCATGCAACATATGGACTAACAAATAACAGGCTATTTGCTAATGAATAAGTGAATAAGCCTACAGGTAAATATAAGCGAGTATGAAGTTATGAACACCTGGAGGAAAAGTATAGTCACATTATTGGGTGGACATACATGACTTACGGGCAAGGAACATATATTCGAACACAGTAAATCCTCAAGAGTAATATAAATATCAGGACCTATTAGGAAGAACAATTAACTAAGCATCACATTTTAATGAAAAGCTTCATACCTAAAttcaaatataattaaaattttaCCTGTTCGTTGTCCCAAATGCTCAGATGGTGGATTTATTGTACTAGACAAGTGCTTGTCAAGGAGCCAACCTCCAAAGCCTCCACTAATGCATCACTTTAGCTACTTGGGTTTCCATCAGGGTGTGTTTCTGCTTCAGTCCATTTCCTTAATCACCATGTTCACTTTCTCATCCGCTATCTTTTGCTTTGAGACCATCTTCATGTCATAAGCATGGTTCAgcactaatcctcaaaatcagAAGGGGATCAATAAGTGCACGAGTGAGCACCTCTATCAATTCCTAGATGTGCTCTATTTACCCAGACAGGTACCTCAATCTATAATGGATTGCTCTATTACGGCTATAAATTTTCCAACATTGACTAGTTAACCAGACTAAAGATAAGttgttttaagttttttttgacCAATATGTTAGTAAAATTTGTAGAAAGTAGGGTGTCATTTGCAatcactttcatttttttctattttcagaaaatagaaattctgtttctatttttttatttttacaaataTATACAGATTTGGTGTAgtcaattattttaaaaacaaacATGGTGATGGTAGGAGGAGACAGTGGTAGCAACAGCGAAGGCAATGGAGGCTGTAGTGGTGTCAGTGGCAGCATTGGCAATGATATAATAGAGGTGGCAATGATAGCTACAGTGGTGGCGGTGGTGGCAATGACATCAATGATATGCCAAAGGGACGGAGGCGACAATGGCAGTGGTGGTGTGGTAGAGGCAACGACAACAATGACGGTGGCAGTGGTGGTAGCGATAGCGAAGATATCAGCAATGTGGCAAAGTGAGGATGATGGTAACGGTGGAGTGGCAGTGACAACAACGATGGCGGAGGCGGCAAAAATAGTGGTGGAGGCGGCAACAATAGTGGTGGAGGCAGCGACAACAATGGCAAAGGTAATAAGGCAATGATGGTGGTAGAGGTGGTATTGGTTGTGGTGGTACAAACatgattttcttatttttttaaaaaataatttttgaaaaaagaaaataaaaactatAACACTAAACATGTTTTTTGTCTCAGTTTCTgtaattttgtttttaaaatagaaaacaagaaattataGCAAAGACAAACATACCCTAATGATACTAGTCTAGGTATAAGTTCCAGATCAGTTTCCTAAttctttaataaataaattgcatATTATTTGTGTGAACATGGCTccatgaagaagaaaaaattgcGATCTCATTTTTTCTATATACTCCAAAGTGCAGATTGTTATCATAACCTATCATTGTCCAAATGAGTTTTTCAAGAAATGCAAATGTGAAATAGGGCCACTGTGCCATTACCAAAGAGAGCAGAACTGCTATCTGAAGTTGCATAGCAGAACATGTATGAACCCTGGTAGAAATTTTGGCAGCTTCATAAACAATTGAAGTGTAATCAACAAGTTCACTAGCTTCGAATGTTGCTGCATATGCTACAACATAGAAGATATTTATTCACATTGCCAGATTCAACATTTACTTGTGTATACTCAGATGTGAAATAGCACTTTTCCATGACAGATTGGAACAATAGTTTATTATATCTGCAGAAAGATGCAAGatttccaaattttattttgtttttctagTACAAAAAACCAGCAATTGCTATACTTCTCAAATGTATAAACATTACAGCAAACAGAGTCTTATGACTTAATCCCTTTGTGCAGCCAATTAAACCAAATGCAAGCTCACATCAACATTAAGGACTGTAAGAGGGAAGGACACTAATAATTGTAATAAAAGGGCAATTTTGCATTTTCTAGTGCTATGGTAATTCCCTAGAGGACAATCAAGTCGGTAGACATTCCATTTCTGACTGCATCATCAAAAGAATATTAGGGATGGTCCTTAAACAATGCAGTACTATGTTTTATCATAATTTGATAAGCAGAAAAGAAGAGTTGCCTAATCTTCAAGGAAACTTGCATGCTTATGATATAAAATTTGCTGATTCATTCTTAGAAAATATGGATCTGGTTCAGAATCGATATCTATTGATGATATGATCTCTAATTCACTGAAAAAATGTCTACAGTAAATTATCTACTTTTGAAAATACATAAAAGCTACAAGCAAACAAGGACTAGAAGAGAATATTGCTCCTTGTGAAAGATAAAGAAGAATTAAAGTGCATACCTTCCAATACCAGAATTGTGCATCTCTAAAACCAGAAGTCACCGAGCAGTAATACCGAAAATAGCTTATAATATGCACCTTTTTCTTTGGTAAAGAACAAGAACCTAGTAAATACATATTGAAAAACAAAAGGACTGAGCCATTAAGAAGATAAAAACTTAAACAGGATATTATTTAACTAAAGTCACATATTTGATGCTAGTCTATGTCTTGTTAGTGCAAAAACTTTTGATCCTTCAATTGTAACTCCTTGAATAGCTTCCATTTTCAGTACCCAATAAATGACAATGACattaatatcaatcaatattttatttgaaaatatgaAACTTTCAATCAAATCTCTCTTACCTGGGCAAATGAAGAGTTAGCAACACCACATTGGCAAAGCAACAAGGAGAGCTTGTGTGAACATTTGTCTAGTGATGACCTCCAACAGTTTCACCGAATTCAGAACCATATCGTCTAAGCAATTGATATGTTACTTGTGCAATTTACTCGACATTCACAAATGAGGTACAGTCAATGTCTTGGAGTGCAATCCTGCCCATGAACAAATCGCTTGCATGTTGTGGACAGAGTGAAAGAACCTTTTTATTCAGGCTTTCATGAATAGCGCCCATCCCTGGCACCCACCTGTTCTCATTCAAGGGATCTACATTCAAACGGTTCTGAAGCAAACGTATTCTATAGAGAACAGTATCCTTTCTATCACAGAAATGGGCTAAGCAGGAGCAAGCAGGTTCATTGACTGCTAGTCTAGCTAAAATCATAGATAATGTGCCATCCACAGGCTTTGGATCAGAGAGATTCTTGTCTCCCATCATCTTTATCTCCCTCTCAGTAGGAAAGTAGACTTCTTCCACACCATTGTCATCGATGACTTTCAGATCCTTGGTGTAATGTCTAATGGCTTGGCGTTTAGTGGATTCATGCTTCTCTGCCAGTGTCAAGAAACAAGAGAACCTCAAGTGGTAATTGACAACAGTCTTTACCATTCTAAAGTTCCGACAGCAACAGAAATACTCCAACCATCTCCTTCCCACACCAGCATACCATTTGATAATACCAGCATCCTCTAAACAGATGAGCAATTTGATTGGCCGGGGTCGCCCCATAGAATTAGTAAACCCAGCCAATTTCACCGCCCTCCTTACAAGTTGTATAGGTGCATTGACTCTCATTTTCAACTCAGTTAAATCCTCCACTGTCCTCCTAGCatatctcctctcttcttcttcctcctcttgtctctcctcttcctctaagACCTTACTAATTCCAACAGGATTTAGATACTTATCGACCTTCTCCTGAAACTCATCGTATGAATCTAGCAGCTCCGGAGGCAACTGATCCCTCACCCTCTTCAAAGATAAAAAGTCTCCAGTCGTGAGCATCCGGTGCCAATTCCAGCAATCCTCTCTAGACTTGAAGTActctgccaccacctcctcagcCCAATTCCTAAACACCTCTCTGACCTCGCTCTCGATCCGGAAATCAAATTCAAACACATGGCCACGCTTAAGCTTCTTGAACAAATGATTCAATATCTTCAATCCAAGCTTCTTCCTTCGAGTCTCACGGGCATTCTTCAACTCCAATGCCTTTGCCGCCTTCCTCTTTAGGTACTTCTTCTTTGCCCTAATGGCCTTCTCTGACATGGGAGGGTGCAGAACCGAAGGAGGGACAGCCTGAAGTTCCATTCCCATGAAATCCATCTTCTCGGAGACGGCGCTATGGATCGAGCTCTTCAATTTATCGATTTTGAGATCCAATTCTCCCTCCAAGTGCTTCAAAATCCTATCTTTTATGTTCATTGTGAACAATTTGGAGCCAGAAGTGATCACCAGTATCTCGTCCAAGTACCTAACGGCATAAACCCTAATAGGCATATGAATAACCGGAGAGTTCTCACCATCGAGATCACAGAGCCTGGGATTCTTCTTATGGACCTCAGCTCGAAGCTCCTGGATCTCCCGATCAAAGGCATCGAAGTAGATATTGATGAGAATCGAGCTAAGATCGCTCACTTGGGGGAACCCTCTCCCCAGACCAACTCCACCGAGCTCGATCGCCACCGCCTCCGATTTGAAAAGCCGCTCGACGAGGGCAATGAGGGCTGGATCGTCGATCTTCTCCTCCATGACGGCGGCGAGACGGCGCACGTGGCGGGGACCGAAGTGCTCACGCCGGAGGGCGACACGGAACCACCAGGTGGGGTTGCTGACGGTGGACTTAAGGTAGCGGACGGCGGTGTGGCGGCCTATCCCGG
It includes:
- the LOC103712607 gene encoding nuclear intron maturase 3, mitochondrial, whose product is MLVALKRLLVPSTARAFTSLSPLPSPISPSDFESLVLRQYRAGKFHALLPSVVADPSVLLAACRNLFSRSHPSSSTLPLPLLPFSLPAFSATLRSGALDPLSLCSSLASSRRKGQALILPTLELKVALEALRMALAAVYESRLATFAYGGRAGIGRHTAVRYLKSTVSNPTWWFRVALRREHFGPRHVRRLAAVMEEKIDDPALIALVERLFKSEAVAIELGGVGLGRGFPQVSDLSSILINIYFDAFDREIQELRAEVHKKNPRLCDLDGENSPVIHMPIRVYAVRYLDEILVITSGSKLFTMNIKDRILKHLEGELDLKIDKLKSSIHSAVSEKMDFMGMELQAVPPSVLHPPMSEKAIRAKKKYLKRKAAKALELKNARETRRKKLGLKILNHLFKKLKRGHVFEFDFRIESEVREVFRNWAEEVVAEYFKSREDCWNWHRMLTTGDFLSLKRVRDQLPPELLDSYDEFQEKVDKYLNPVGISKVLEEEERQEEEEEERRYARRTVEDLTELKMRVNAPIQLVRRAVKLAGFTNSMGRPRPIKLLICLEDAGIIKWYAGVGRRWLEYFCCCRNFRMVKTVVNYHLRFSCFLTLAEKHESTKRQAIRHYTKDLKVIDDNGVEEVYFPTEREIKMMGDKNLSDPKPVDGTLSMILARLAVNEPACSCLAHFCDRKDTVLYRIRLLQNRLNVDPLNENRWVPGMGAIHESLNKKVLSLCPQHASDLFMGRIALQDIDCTSFVNVE